Sequence from the Nitrosopumilus maritimus SCM1 genome:
ACATCTTTCTTTCTTAATGCTTCAATTAACGCATCTGCTTGCTCTTTTCCTTGAGTTTCTAAATTCATAGTAACTGATGCCGAACCTGCATTAACATTTGAACTTAATCTGTCATGAACAACTTCTACAATGTTGGCATTTGCAAGGGTAATGACATCAACAATTTCTTTGAATGAACCTGGTCTGTCAGGTAGCAATACTGATAATTTCAATAATCTACCCATAGCAGCAAGACCTTTGTCTACTATTTGTCCCAAGAGATACATATCCACATTTCCTCCTGCCAATACTGCAACTACTTTTTTGCCTGGGGCAGGTTTTTTTGAAATTAGATAAGCTAAACTGGCAGCACCTGCGGGTTCTACTACAAATTTCATCCTCTCCATTAAGAGAAACATTGCTTTTGTAATTTCAGTATCATCTACTAGAACAACTTCGTCTATGAGTTCATTAATTACACTAAACGTTAACTGTCCTGGAACTTTTACTGATATACCATCTGCAATTGTTCTTGCACCTCCACTTGCAGTGATTGATCCTTGTTTTACTGATTCATACATTGATGGAAAAGATCTTGATTGTACTCCAATAACCTGAACATTGGGGTTTTTTTCTTTAATTGCAATTAAGGTACCTGCAGCCAATCCTCCACCACCTATTGGAAGATACACTTGATCAACATCTGGCAAGTCCTCTAGTATTTCTAAACCAATTACACCCTGTGCTGCAATAATTTGAGGATCATCAAATGCATGTATCATAGTTGCCCCAGTTTCTTTTGCAATCTCTTTTGCTTTTGCAGAAGATTCATCATAGTTTACACCTTCTAGAACCACATTTGCACCATAGCCTTTTGTTGCAGCCACTTTTGCAGGGGATGCATTTTTTGGCATAACTATAGTACAAGGAATTTCTTCAAGTGCTGAAGCTAATGCAACACCTTGTGCATGATTTCCAGCAGATGCTGCAACCACTCCTTGTTTCTTTTCTTCATCAGATAATGATTTGATTTTGTAATAAGCGCCACGAATTTTAAATGAACCAGTTTTTTGTCGGAACTCTGCTTTAAGATAAACTTCAGACTTTGTAAGCTCACTAAAAGTAGGTGAATGAATTAAAGGAGTTTTCTTTATTTCATTTCCTCGCATAGAGTTTGCTTTTTGTATCTCGTCAAATGTTGGTTCCATTGGAAATGTTGCTAAGAAAACGATGTATTTGACTTCTTCTATACAAAAATTATTTTTTTAGTCAAATTTTATGCGTAAATTTCTAGGAATGCCTAAATAGTAAACAAATCGCGTTTAAATCATATCAGGGAATCAGAACTCCCCTGTGAGAAATTTTCTCATATCTGATTCCTTGGTCTTTTAGTTAATTATAGTTACAAACTCGTCTAGTCGTTTTACAATACCTTCTTTTGCAGATTCAGACATTTTTCTAGGGTCAAACAACCCTTCTCGAGTATTATTTTTCACAAATTCTAAATCAAATGTACACAAACAACCCTCTTCACCAGATACAAGTTTTGAATCATCAATTAATGTGGGAGTTGTCTGATATGTTTCAACTAAAAGTGAATCCAATTCATTAAACAACTGAGTCTTTTTTTCAGATAATTTTTGAAAATCAACTCCTGACTGTTCTTCAATTTCTGAAAAAATTTTTTCTCGAAACTCATCATTTTCATAAAAAACTTCAAAAAGTTTTTGATGATCAAAATCCTTGTATCCCATTTCTTTTAATTTGTCTAACACATATTGATCACTGTTGTTTGATAACTCTTCTTCTTTGTTTTTAGTCATGTCAATAATTTCAGATAATTCTTTTTGGCAATCAATCACTCTTTGATCTGGTTTGTAGTATAACAAAACATGAAATTGTATTGAGACATGTCCTGAAATCAAATAGTTTCCTTCCATGATTTCAAACTTCATGAAAATTCTTCTAAGATCTTCATTGTTTGATATTGTTACATCTTGTATTGACCAATCTTTGAGATTTGTACCAATGTTTTGAAAATAATCCATCACTAGTTTTGGATCAAAGGTTTTTTGTTCTGAAACTGTTGCATCTCCCAACATGACTTTGGCATCGATCATTTTTGTCATGTCTGTAATTTTTGTAAGAAATGATTTTTGAATAAGATCATTTTTTTCATTCAAAAGTTTGATGAATTCATTGGGAGATCGTGTACCTAAACGCACAAGATTTACAAAATTATTACTTGCCTTAAACCTTCATCAATGTCTAAATATGTAATTGAGTAATTTTAGGCATGGAAAGCTCTGGTTTTGCCTGCGATGAATGTGATGGCGAAATTGTAGAATATTATCATGAAGGGTATAAGGGGAAAAGAGGGAAATGTTCCCAATGTGGACAGGAATTTCCTTTAGAATAGGAGAAAAAATGGCTGAAAACAGTGTAGAAAAAGAATCAGATTCCAAGCAAGACAAAGTAGTAGACATGTTACTCAGTTCTGCATCAGAGAAGACATTAGATTCTGAATCAATGATTTTAGAAACTCAAAAAAGAGTATGGGGAGCATTAAAGAAAGGATATCAGTATTCAGGAGTAGCTGATGAATCTGACATATTCCTGAGAAAAAATGTATTTTCAAAATTAGATTTGGTTGTACTTTATGTTGATTTGGTTGGTTCAACCACAATGACATTGGAAATGCCTGAAGAAAAGATTGCAATCATTATCAGTTCTTTTGCACAAGAGATGGCTGCAGTAATTAGACAGTATGAAGGCTATGTTCTCAAATTTGTAGGGGATGCTGTGATTGGATATTTTGATGCACAAAGTAATGGTTTACTTGCATCGGATAACGCTGTAAATTGTGCAAAATCTATGATTACTGTAATTCAAAAAGGAATCAATCCAATTTTGAATCAATATGATTATCCAGATTTGATGGTAAAGATTGGTGTAGATTTTGGTAAAAATATTGTTGTAAGATACGGTGCCGATGAACAGCAATCCCATGTAGATGTAATGGGACCTGCAATGAATATTGCAGCTAAAATACAAAACATGGCAAAACCTAATCAAATTTTAATCGGACAAGATGTCTATCAGAGATTACATCCAAATTTCCAAAGAGATTTTGTTGAAGTAATATGGAAACAAGATGAATGGAAATATCGCTCCAGAGTCACTGGAGAAATTTACAAGGTTTACGAGTTTAAAGGATAAATCCGATTTTTTATTATACGGTGAATTTGTCAGGACATTCTACATGTTCGTAATGATGTTCTGTGAATTTTTCTTGAACAACATAGATTACAATCTTGTGTAGATCCTTTTCGTCAATGTCTTTTTTGCATCTGAGACACGTCTTTTTCATTTCGGCCATGCGTACCAGCG
This genomic interval carries:
- the ilvA gene encoding threonine ammonia-lyase — its product is MEPTFDEIQKANSMRGNEIKKTPLIHSPTFSELTKSEVYLKAEFRQKTGSFKIRGAYYKIKSLSDEEKKQGVVAASAGNHAQGVALASALEEIPCTIVMPKNASPAKVAATKGYGANVVLEGVNYDESSAKAKEIAKETGATMIHAFDDPQIIAAQGVIGLEILEDLPDVDQVYLPIGGGGLAAGTLIAIKEKNPNVQVIGVQSRSFPSMYESVKQGSITASGGARTIADGISVKVPGQLTFSVINELIDEVVLVDDTEITKAMFLLMERMKFVVEPAGAASLAYLISKKPAPGKKVVAVLAGGNVDMYLLGQIVDKGLAAMGRLLKLSVLLPDRPGSFKEIVDVITLANANIVEVVHDRLSSNVNAGSASVTMNLETQGKEQADALIEALRKKDVQFTLLT
- a CDS encoding adenylate/guanylate cyclase domain-containing protein produces the protein MAENSVEKESDSKQDKVVDMLLSSASEKTLDSESMILETQKRVWGALKKGYQYSGVADESDIFLRKNVFSKLDLVVLYVDLVGSTTMTLEMPEEKIAIIISSFAQEMAAVIRQYEGYVLKFVGDAVIGYFDAQSNGLLASDNAVNCAKSMITVIQKGINPILNQYDYPDLMVKIGVDFGKNIVVRYGADEQQSHVDVMGPAMNIAAKIQNMAKPNQILIGQDVYQRLHPNFQRDFVEVIWKQDEWKYRSRVTGEIYKVYEFKG